GTGAGGCTGCAATATGTGGTACAGTTCAGACTGGAGGAGGACCAGCTGAAGAACTTCCAGCCCACCATAGATACTTCTTCTACCGAGCTTCCGCTTCCTGTCTCTCCGTCTGACCTCTGTAAGAACTCAGTTCAATTAAATACATCTTTATTGTAAACTTACAACCAAACTCTATAATATACTCTATACGTAAAGCTGACCCAATAGAAACAGTAACAAAGcattctctccaaccctgttttggtaaaaagctgatgGATGGGGCTGGATAAATGTAACCCTCTCAAATTCATAAACAGAGCTATGCATTCAAGAACTGGCCAGCCATGATATCAAAGGTATagatttaaccatgttttgaggttatacatataattaatttatatgtccaaaaatggatgtaacaACTGCTGATGTCCcctattttttaatttaaaaaaatagataAGACTTAAAATAAGTACATTTGCTTGCTCTGAGGCTTTTATTGATGACCTGTGTGTAGTGTCCTGTGGTGAGGCTGAGGAGGATGTTGGGAGCTGTAAGAACCCTCTAGAGGAGGTGACTGCAGGCCTGTTGGACTGCTCTGGACAACCACTCCCCCTACAGGCCGTTCATGTCAGGGCCAGGCTGATGGATCTGCTCTCCCAGGTACAACTGGACTGGAGAAGATTAGTCAATTTCAGTCCAGTCTAAACTCGACTATACTGGACTGTACCATACTTGACTGGACATCAGTCCTTAAGTAACAGGCCTCTCTCCTATTGGCTACCAGGTCATCATCTTCCAGACATACACCAATCAGAGCACCGCCCCCATCGAAGCCAAGTACGTCTTCCCATTGGATGATTCTGCTGCTGTGTGTGGTTTTGAGGCCTTCATCAATGGGAAACATGTAATGGGACAGGTaattcaccctcaccctctcaGCAGCACATGGTGATCAGTTATGCATGTGTAGTATTGTGTTGTGAGCTGTTGTGTTGTTTCCCAGGTGAAGGAGAAGCAGCAGGCGCGTAAAGAGTATAAACAGGCCATAGAGAGAGGCCATGGAGCTTACCTAATGGACCAGGATGCACCTGTaagtctctcctctccatacctccTTACCTCTCTGCAGACACACTTTGTCACTTTACATTGAACAGGAAATAGAATGTGTCAAACGTGAACATGCTATCTTTAGTACAGACAGTGTGTCATATGTTGAACTCTCAGATTATTATTTTAAAATCAGATAATGATGATCCTATGGTTGAAATAATCTGTGGTTTCACTCTTATCATGTCTTGCGTCATGACTGTGATGTCATCTTTGCGTTCCCTCAGGATGTTTTCACCATCAGCGTTGGGAACCTGCCTGCCGGTGCCACCGTCCTTATCAAAGTTACCTTTGTCACCGAGCTGGTTGTCATGGATGGCTTGATCAACTTCTCATTGCCCGGTAGTGTGGCGCCATGGCAACAGAGCTCAGCACTCAACCAGAGGACTCAGGTAGGAGGGACTAGATTGATTGATTTTATATGTTATTAATGATGGGTTTAGGTTTGCGTCATGTGTGTgccattgtgtgtgtctgtaggtgacTTTGGAAAAGGTGTGTGTGACCAACCTGGATTCCCAAGGGTGAGTGTTCCTCTTAACCAGCTCTGTAGATGGATGGGTACACCATTCCTGTAATCCTTATCATTAGTTCTGATATTCCCTAATAATCCCTTGTCTTCATATTGACCTGTCGTGTCTGTCTCTCCTCGTTCTGacctgtagtgtctctctctcctcatactgACCTGTAGtgtgtgctgtctctctcctcatactgacctgtagtgtgtgtctgtctctctctcctcatactgacctgtagtgtatgtctgtctctctctcttcatactgACCtgtagtgtgtgtctctctcctcatactgacctgtagtgtgtgtctgtctctccttaGGGAGTTCAGTCTGGATATGTCCATTGAGATGCCCAACGAGATCATCAACCTGCACTGTCTCACACACAAAGTCAAGATCAAGGTAACACAGCAGACGGAGCAATGTATGTGCATGCTTccttgtgtgtgcgtgtttgtaacatggtgtgtgttgtgttaaccCCAGAGGACCGACTGTAAGGCGGTGGTGAGGACATGTCCAGGTGAGACTCTGGGTCCAGATGGGTTCCTGCTCTGCTTCAGTCTGGCTCAGATCCACCTACCCAGGATGTGGGTGGAGAAACACCCAGATAAAGACAGCCAGGTCagtatctctccttctgtctctcttaaATACGGCCTGGTCTgtatccctttctctccatctttccttccttctctctgtctaatCATATGCATCTCTTTACGTTTCTCCCCCTTCCAGGCCTGTATGCTGGTATTTTACCCAGACTTTGAGCCCTGCCCCACCTCCAGCCCCATGTCCGGCTCCAGTGAGGTGATCCTGCTGTTGGACTCGTCTGAGTCCATGAGAGGAGAAGCTCTCCAGAACGCCAGGAGAATCGCCCTGCAGCTTCTGAATACCCTGGACCACCACAGCATTCGATTCAATGTCATCTCCTTTGGCTCAGGTCAACTTCATGTATCATGTCGTTTGCATTCGCTTTGTTAGTGgtggatttttgttgttgcttaCTTCAGACTGATGAGTTAGACAGTAAGACACTGTAACATTTTCCCCATACTCATCTGTCTGACTGTGGTTTTGTCTCATAGACCAGAAGGATGCTTTTCTCTCTGCCAACCCTCTAGTCGAGGCCCTCCAACCAGCCAAGAAGTTCATCATGGTGAGTGCTGACAGACAGGCCCAGGGGCCAATCACAATCTTTTATCATTAGTCTCTAGAATATTAGgcaaacatacatttttttgagCATATACAAAGCTCACTCAGAATCTTTTAATGGAATATTCACAATCATTGGAGTATTATGTGCATGTAAATGTTGTCCTTGATCAAATTCTCATTTTCTGAATGATCCTTTcccctgttgttgttagtcttcCTCACCTGTTGGGGGCAACACTGAGCTGTGGAGGCCCCTGCGCAGCCTGAGTCTGTTGCCTCCGTCGCAGGGCGTAAGGAACCTGCTGCTGCTATCAGACGGTCACGTCCAGAACCAAGCCCTGACCCTGCAGCTGGTGAGACAGCATGCCCAGCACAGCCGCCTCTTCACCTGCGGCCTCAGCCCAACAGCGAATCGGCATATGTTGCGGGCCCTGGCCCAGGCAGGGGGAGGGGCCTATGAGTTCTTTGACACAAAGACAAAGCACACCTGGCAAGAGAAGGTACCAGCACACTTTTACAGCGACCTCTCCTATGTCTTTAGATGTCTGTATATTATCTTTGGTTCCAACACAACCACATAACATGTGGTCAACTTGggcgaactatccctttaaacagatgtttttctgtgtgtgtctcaggtgGCGTGCCAGGTGAAGCGCATCGTGTCTCCAGGCTGCAGCTCTGTGTCTGTGAAGTGGCAGCAGTTTAACCCCTCAGCTCCCCCCCCTGTTCAGGCGCCCTCTCAGCTCCACGCACTCTTCACTGACTGCCACACCCTGGTCTATGGCTTCGTGCCACACTGTACACAGGTATACTGTCACAGaggcgtgtttgtgtgtgcgtgtgtgaacaTGACATGCCCAGATCACAAAGCCCTGTGAGACTAACTTGTCCATGTGTCGGGTTCCGTAGGCCACTCTTCTTGGAGACCTGAGTGGTCAGAACATTGAGACAATGGTGTCCACCACTGAGCTACAGAAAACCAGGGGCACGGTGAGATCACCACACTCACATCACCTTACTGTTTATACTGTCTCAGTCACacctataatgtgtgtgtgtgtgtgtgtgtgtgtgtgtgtgtgtgtgtgtgtgtgtgtgtgtgtgtgtgtgtgtgtgtgtgtgtgtgtgtgtgtgtgtgtgtgtgtgtgtgtgtgtgtgtgtgtgtgtgtgtgtgtgtgtgtgtgtgtgtgtgtgtgtgtgtacgcacgcGCATGTGTTTCAGTTCCTTCATAAGCTCACAGCGAGGGCCGTTATCAGAGACTATGAGGATGGCAGTCTTCACACCAACGAGGCTGAACATGAGGTGTGTGTGAACATTAGATTGTGAATGGAGTAGTGTTGTCACAACCAGTATCACTATACTACAACACCAGATTTTTCTTACCAAAATAGAAAACACAAAGCAGGCTAATGGTCCTTTAAACACCTActttatgtaaaatattgtgtgctatagcttggaaaagaAATGTGACTCTGGGTGACAACATAAGGCTGTTTTTGACCAACATTAGGAGTGTTTTCCTCTGGAAATTAAGGctgcttcatgttttgttttccttccttccttccttccttccttccttccttccttccttccttccttcctagtATTGCGGTACTGGTGTCATGACAACCCTAGTATGGAGTGTGTACACTGTACCTATTCTGTGTGTACGGAAAgtttttgttttatatatatagtaTCAATTCTCTCAGGGGAAGAAATTGGTGATGAAGTCCTTCATCATTGAGCTGAGTAAAGAGTTCTCCATCCTTTCTCAGTTCACCAGCTTTGTTGCCATCGAGGAGAGGGTACGTCTGCCAAACGctagtgtgtgtgcgcacacacatcGACAATACTTCAATACAAATGTAGAAAAATACAATGTTCTGATGTGTTCTTTCTCTCCCAGAACTCAGAGCAGCCTGACGTGGGCTTCACAGATGTTCCCAAACTGATCTCAGACGAGGACGTTGACTTCTTACCTTACCTTAGCTGGCAGCAGGAGGAATACGAGGGAGATGGGATGGACTCAATGTCAAACTTGCTGATTAGTGGGCCAGGGCATGTTTTATGCAGAAATACCTgtctagaggagagggggatgggggaggagtaTGAATCGATGGTTCAACTCCAGATGGATGACGAATCATGGGAAGGATCTGTGAACTTACATTCCAAATTTCTCAATCAGAGGGCTACGGATGAGGTGCTTCTTGGTAGGAGACTTAATTCCTCTTACTTCATGGGCTCTATGGTCTCAGCCAGCCCAGTGACCTTGTCCGCTGCTACCGAACCTCTAGATATGACTTTGAAGAGTGAAGGAGCTGTGAcggaagaagagatggagtgctTTGATGACATGGTAGTGATCTGCTTATTTCTTGCTGTTAACTATAAAGAAAAATTATTCCTGTCAATTCATAGTTTAATCACTGAACTGTTCTTGTCTTTGTTTTACAGGACTTTGATTTACAGGAATCTGAACACCCCCTTTGTGCCTCAGTAATCATGCATAGTGAGGctctgtcctcttcttcctctccaacTCTCCACACGCTTTCAGGCAGCCAATGCATTCCAGGCACCCCATACCTTACTACCACTATGGTGCCTATGGCTATGAAGACGGATTTCATCCCTGAGCTGTCTGAGACCTTCTACTCTCTCCCAAAGATAATGAAGCGTGCGAAGAGTATAAAGGGAGACTTTAGACGGGCGGACAGACACAGGAAGGTTTGTGACGGTCCGGCATTTGACCCTGTAGAGACACAGAAGaagtctctctctgttgctgaTGTGCctcgtcctcctccctctgttcatcTTCAGATCAAGTCTTGCGTTGTTGCTGatgctcttcctcctccaccccctgctTCTGCCCTCAgttctccttgtcctcctccatTTCGACCTCAGTCTTTCTCTGCCGCAGTTTCagattctcttcctcctcctcctccaccccctgctcctgtcctctgttctccttgtcctcctccatTTCGACCTGAGTCTTTCTCTGCCGCAATTTCagattctcttcctcctcttccaccccctGCTTCTGTCCTCAGTTCTCCTGGTCCTCCTCCATTTCGACTGCAGTCTTTCTCTGCCGGAGGTTCaggttctcttcctcctccctctactcttgTCTCCAATGAGTTTCGAGCGATTAGATACGAGATGGGAGTTAATGCCAGACCTGGAGTTGAGGCTATCTCCCATACTGCAACCTTCCCGAAACTGCGAGCCAGTGGGGACCTGCTACTTTCCAAACCCCGAGAGCCCTATCCTGTGGAACTGTCGTCAATATGTGAGACTAGCAAAATGTGGACCTTGGATAATAGCTTATCCGATGATAAGATTTGTGGACTAGTGGAAATGGACCACTGGCAACCTTCTGTTGTCCCTGCCTCTGTGCCCCCGCCAGGGTTTGGTTTCGGGGGCGGAAGGGCAGGTTCTCAAAGCAGACAACCTCACAGCTCTTTGTTTGGGGCCACAGCCAGTGCATGTTACATTCCAGGTTTATATGAGGGTTCTTCAGCAGGCGGACCACCTCTTGGAGGCTCAGC
This sequence is a window from Oncorhynchus gorbuscha isolate QuinsamMale2020 ecotype Even-year linkage group LG01, OgorEven_v1.0, whole genome shotgun sequence. Protein-coding genes within it:
- the parp4 gene encoding protein mono-ADP-ribosyltransferase PARP4 isoform X3 yields the protein MSTALYTQSVMERAAMALFDNCFVVLELKNLPYKEKNRLKLAITENGGSISYVINKQCTLVVTSSMSSLSSSRVRSMKKHQTPVVGVEYVSLCLEKGVLLPVEDYCLPPPPSTSLIPPRPASPLPSQSVLKGTSQPAEVQTQTVNAVNQAERAGNQESTYLGKFRVYTESDNDLPTYPTNFQVAKYSIFGKANSSTWSVLELQSGSTEGGQQQYRVVRYWREDHGAKSAAVQDKQVFLSMSEEAVEVYQTLRKELQVRGLTLRTTLPPEAPDLGSASLQQLLLEEKLSCSSLSQEVGVFVELLWAEALGCLDNVLKVPITSLSLNDVSRAEGLLLQVQRKLRARQGEGPDTEVASLMEEVYTLLPHKTDLSHLPLHTKLISSQLDLCQLIRDVLNVSEATLRSPIPSCLGKYRALRCSIERVPPGPEFLYVTELLQDRQVQILQVLRVNRGVELQMFREELGNVKPLLHSSSPSSFVGILSRGLLLPRVGVEHHGIERTDIGNLGCGIYFSDAISTSLKYSKPSVTDGSRLLLVCDVALGRCTDLQKRDSSLTHSPEGYHSVHGVRHTPKKPSEFDDDEYVVYSPEQVRLQYVVQFRLEEDQLKNFQPTIDTSSTELPLPVSPSDLLSCGEAEEDVGSCKNPLEEVTAGLLDCSGQPLPLQAVHVRARLMDLLSQVIIFQTYTNQSTAPIEAKYVFPLDDSAAVCGFEAFINGKHVMGQVKEKQQARKEYKQAIERGHGAYLMDQDAPDVFTISVGNLPAGATVLIKVTFVTELVVMDGLINFSLPGSVAPWQQSSALNQRTQVTLEKVCVTNLDSQGEFSLDMSIEMPNEIINLHCLTHKVKIKRTDCKAVVRTCPGETLGPDGFLLCFSLAQIHLPRMWVEKHPDKDSQACMLVFYPDFEPCPTSSPMSGSSEVILLLDSSESMRGEALQNARRIALQLLNTLDHHSIRFNVISFGSDQKDAFLSANPLVEALQPAKKFIMSSSPVGGNTELWRPLRSLSLLPPSQGVRNLLLLSDGHVQNQALTLQLVRQHAQHSRLFTCGLSPTANRHMLRALAQAGGGAYEFFDTKTKHTWQEKVACQVKRIVSPGCSSVSVKWQQFNPSAPPPVQAPSQLHALFTDCHTLVYGFVPHCTQATLLGDLSGQNIETMVSTTELQKTRGTFLHKLTARAVIRDYEDGSLHTNEAEHEGKKLVMKSFIIELSKEFSILSQFTSFVAIEERNSEQPDVGFTDVPKLISDEDVDFLPYLSWQQEEYEGDGMDSMSNLLISGPGHVLCRNTCLEERGMGEEYESMVQLQMDDESWEGSVNLHSKFLNQRATDEVLLGRRLNSSYFMGSMVSASPVTLSAATEPLDMTLKSEGAVTEEEMECFDDMDFDLQESEHPLCASVIMHSEALSSSSSPTLHTLSGSQCIPGTPYLTTTMVPMAMKTDFIPELSETFYSLPKIMKRAKSIKGDFRRADRHRKVCDGPAFDPVETQKKSLSVADVPRPPPSVHLQIKSCVVADALPPPPPASALSSPCPPPFRPQSFSAAVSDSLPPPPPPPAPVLCSPCPPPFRPESFSAAISDSLPPLPPPASVLSSPGPPPFRLQSFSAGGSGSLPPPSTLVSNEFRAIRYEMGVNARPGVEAISHTATFPKLRASGDLLLSKPREPYPVELSSICETSKMWTLDNSLSDDKICGLVEMDHWQPSVVPASVPPPGFGFGGGRAGSQSRQPHSSLFGATASACYIPGLYEGSSAGGPPLGGSARSMGLSFEAPLTGGHLSSLSPTTHGAYLTQSLGALVGSSQFGSSLSALQQHNVLPQAQKPLDMKKNVQKLVGDSERRGGLEFRKRGLEFRKNTLDVVKWTEIFALQHSEGYWECSASLGYLLGVDVDYFANVFLKNRGISSLGVRAHADILRLVASLLVLQLMRVRKLDEGKLLLSLFRLDLDHSPPQPRCERWEAVRRAVDWVCWADREYPCVCSRLEFGWDWESSTRQLLGIDPPHPLSPLILLGTTGGVRAQ
- the parp4 gene encoding protein mono-ADP-ribosyltransferase PARP4 isoform X1; this encodes MSTALYTQSVMERAAMALFDNCFVVLELKNLPYKEKNRLKLAITENGGSISYVINKQCTLVVTSSMSSLSSSRVRSMKKHQTPVVGVEYVSLCLEKGVLLPVEDYCLPPPPSTSLIPPRPASPLPSQSVLKGTSQPAEVQTQTVNAVNQAERAGNQESTYLGKFRVYTESDNDLPTYPTNFQVAKYSIFGKANSSTWSVLELQSGSTEGGQQQYRVVRYWREDHGAKSAAVQDKQVFLSMSEEAVEVYQTLRKELQVRGLTLRTTLPPEAPDLGSASLQQLLLEEKLSCSSLSQEVGVFVELLWAEALGCLDNVLKVPITSLSLNDVSRAEGLLLQVQRKLRARQGEGPDTEVASLMEEVYTLLPHKTDLSHLPLHTKLISSQLDLCQLIRDVLNVSEATLRSPIPSCLGKYRALRCSIERVPPGPEFLYVTELLQDRQVQILQVLRVNRGVELQMFREELGNVKPLLHSSSPSSFVGILSRGLLLPRVGVEHHGIERTDIGNLGCGIYFSDAISTSLKYSKPSVTDGSRLLLVCDVALGRCTDLQKRDSSLTHSPEGYHSVHGVRHTPKKPSEFDDDEYVVYSPEQVRLQYVVQFRLEEDQLKNFQPTIDTSSTELPLPVSPSDLLSCGEAEEDVGSCKNPLEEVTAGLLDCSGQPLPLQAVHVRARLMDLLSQVIIFQTYTNQSTAPIEAKYVFPLDDSAAVCGFEAFINGKHVMGQVKEKQQARKEYKQAIERGHGAYLMDQDAPDVFTISVGNLPAGATVLIKVTFVTELVVMDGLINFSLPGSVAPWQQSSALNQRTQVTLEKVCVTNLDSQGEFSLDMSIEMPNEIINLHCLTHKVKIKRTDCKAVVRTCPGETLGPDGFLLCFSLAQIHLPRMWVEKHPDKDSQACMLVFYPDFEPCPTSSPMSGSSEVILLLDSSESMRGEALQNARRIALQLLNTLDHHSIRFNVISFGSDQKDAFLSANPLVEALQPAKKFIMSSSPVGGNTELWRPLRSLSLLPPSQGVRNLLLLSDGHVQNQALTLQLVRQHAQHSRLFTCGLSPTANRHMLRALAQAGGGAYEFFDTKTKHTWQEKVACQVKRIVSPGCSSVSVKWQQFNPSAPPPVQAPSQLHALFTDCHTLVYGFVPHCTQATLLGDLSGQNIETMVSTTELQKTRGTFLHKLTARAVIRDYEDGSLHTNEAEHEGKKLVMKSFIIELSKEFSILSQFTSFVAIEERNSEQPDVGFTDVPKLISDEDVDFLPYLSWQQEEYEGDGMDSMSNLLISGPGHVLCRNTCLEERGMGEEYESMVQLQMDDESWEGSVNLHSKFLNQRATDEVLLGRRLNSSYFMGSMVSASPVTLSAATEPLDMTLKSEGAVTEEEMECFDDMDFDLQESEHPLCASVIMHSEALSSSSSPTLHTLSGSQCIPGTPYLTTTMVPMAMKTDFIPELSETFYSLPKIMKRAKSIKGDFRRADRHRKVCDGPAFDPVETQKKSLSVADVPRPPPSVHLQIKSCVVADALPPPPPASALSSPCPPPFRPQSFSAAVSDSLPPPPPPPAPVLCSPCPPPFRPESFSAAISDSLPPLPPPASVLSSPGPPPFRLQSFSAGGSGSLPPPSTLVSNEFRAIRYEMGVNARPGVEAISHTATFPKLRASGDLLLSKPREPYPVELSSICETSKMWTLDNSLSDDKICGLVEMDHWQPSVVPASVPPPGFGFGGGRAGSQSRQPHSSLFGATASACYIPGLYEGSSAGGPPLGGSARSMGLSFEAPLTGGHLSSLSPTTHGAYLTQSLGALVGSSQFGSSLSALQQHNVLPQAQKPLDMKKNVQKLVGDSERYVSASVRPSLCLSVCDLYWRHILLCVALWYPNEVGFDFRRGGLEFRKRGLEFRKNTLDVVKWTEIFALQHSEGYWECSASLGYLLGVDVDYFANVFLKNRGISSLGVRAHADILRLVASLLVLQLMRVRKLDEGKLLLSLFRLDLDHSPPQPRCERWEAVRRAVDWVCWADREYPCVCSRLEFGWDWESSTRQLLGIDPPHPLSPLILLGTTGGVRAQ
- the parp4 gene encoding protein mono-ADP-ribosyltransferase PARP4 isoform X2, with amino-acid sequence MALFDNCFVVLELKNLPYKEKNRLKLAITENGGSISYVINKQCTLVVTSSMSSLSSSRVRSMKKHQTPVVGVEYVSLCLEKGVLLPVEDYCLPPPPSTSLIPPRPASPLPSQSVLKGTSQPAEVQTQTVNAVNQAERAGNQESTYLGKFRVYTESDNDLPTYPTNFQVAKYSIFGKANSSTWSVLELQSGSTEGGQQQYRVVRYWREDHGAKSAAVQDKQVFLSMSEEAVEVYQTLRKELQVRGLTLRTTLPPEAPDLGSASLQQLLLEEKLSCSSLSQEVGVFVELLWAEALGCLDNVLKVPITSLSLNDVSRAEGLLLQVQRKLRARQGEGPDTEVASLMEEVYTLLPHKTDLSHLPLHTKLISSQLDLCQLIRDVLNVSEATLRSPIPSCLGKYRALRCSIERVPPGPEFLYVTELLQDRQVQILQVLRVNRGVELQMFREELGNVKPLLHSSSPSSFVGILSRGLLLPRVGVEHHGIERTDIGNLGCGIYFSDAISTSLKYSKPSVTDGSRLLLVCDVALGRCTDLQKRDSSLTHSPEGYHSVHGVRHTPKKPSEFDDDEYVVYSPEQVRLQYVVQFRLEEDQLKNFQPTIDTSSTELPLPVSPSDLLSCGEAEEDVGSCKNPLEEVTAGLLDCSGQPLPLQAVHVRARLMDLLSQVIIFQTYTNQSTAPIEAKYVFPLDDSAAVCGFEAFINGKHVMGQVKEKQQARKEYKQAIERGHGAYLMDQDAPDVFTISVGNLPAGATVLIKVTFVTELVVMDGLINFSLPGSVAPWQQSSALNQRTQVTLEKVCVTNLDSQGEFSLDMSIEMPNEIINLHCLTHKVKIKRTDCKAVVRTCPGETLGPDGFLLCFSLAQIHLPRMWVEKHPDKDSQACMLVFYPDFEPCPTSSPMSGSSEVILLLDSSESMRGEALQNARRIALQLLNTLDHHSIRFNVISFGSDQKDAFLSANPLVEALQPAKKFIMSSSPVGGNTELWRPLRSLSLLPPSQGVRNLLLLSDGHVQNQALTLQLVRQHAQHSRLFTCGLSPTANRHMLRALAQAGGGAYEFFDTKTKHTWQEKVACQVKRIVSPGCSSVSVKWQQFNPSAPPPVQAPSQLHALFTDCHTLVYGFVPHCTQATLLGDLSGQNIETMVSTTELQKTRGTFLHKLTARAVIRDYEDGSLHTNEAEHEGKKLVMKSFIIELSKEFSILSQFTSFVAIEERNSEQPDVGFTDVPKLISDEDVDFLPYLSWQQEEYEGDGMDSMSNLLISGPGHVLCRNTCLEERGMGEEYESMVQLQMDDESWEGSVNLHSKFLNQRATDEVLLGRRLNSSYFMGSMVSASPVTLSAATEPLDMTLKSEGAVTEEEMECFDDMDFDLQESEHPLCASVIMHSEALSSSSSPTLHTLSGSQCIPGTPYLTTTMVPMAMKTDFIPELSETFYSLPKIMKRAKSIKGDFRRADRHRKVCDGPAFDPVETQKKSLSVADVPRPPPSVHLQIKSCVVADALPPPPPASALSSPCPPPFRPQSFSAAVSDSLPPPPPPPAPVLCSPCPPPFRPESFSAAISDSLPPLPPPASVLSSPGPPPFRLQSFSAGGSGSLPPPSTLVSNEFRAIRYEMGVNARPGVEAISHTATFPKLRASGDLLLSKPREPYPVELSSICETSKMWTLDNSLSDDKICGLVEMDHWQPSVVPASVPPPGFGFGGGRAGSQSRQPHSSLFGATASACYIPGLYEGSSAGGPPLGGSARSMGLSFEAPLTGGHLSSLSPTTHGAYLTQSLGALVGSSQFGSSLSALQQHNVLPQAQKPLDMKKNVQKLVGDSERYVSASVRPSLCLSVCDLYWRHILLCVALWYPNEVGFDFRRGGLEFRKRGLEFRKNTLDVVKWTEIFALQHSEGYWECSASLGYLLGVDVDYFANVFLKNRGISSLGVRAHADILRLVASLLVLQLMRVRKLDEGKLLLSLFRLDLDHSPPQPRCERWEAVRRAVDWVCWADREYPCVCSRLEFGWDWESSTRQLLGIDPPHPLSPLILLGTTGGVRAQ